The Desulfovibrio sp. region GCTCGTTTCGTGGTTTCCCATGCTGCTGCTGGTGGGCGTGTGGATTTTCTTCATGCGCCAGATGCAGGGCGGGGGCGGCAAGGCCATGAGCTTTGGCCGGTCGCGCGCGCGTCTGCTCAATCAGGAAAGCGCCCGCGTTACCTTTGCCGACGTGGCTGGCGTTGACGAAGCCAAGGACGAACTTTCGGAAGTGGTGGAATTTCTTTCCAACCCCAAAAAGTTCACCCGTCTTGGCGGCCGCATTCCCAAGGGCGTGTTGCTCGTGGGCCCTCCCGGCACGGGTAAAACCCTGCTGGCCCGCGCCGTTGCCGGCGAGGCCGGGGTACCCTTCTTTTCCATCTCTGGCTCCGACTTTGTTGAAATGTTTGTGGGCGTGGGCGCCTCGCGCGTGCGCGACCTTTTTGTGCAGGGCAAAAAAAATGCTCCCTGTCTTATATTCATTGACGAAATCGACGCCGTGGGCCGCCAGCGTGGCGCTGGCCTTGGCGGCGGGCATGACGAACGCGAACAGACCCTGAACCAGCTGCTGGTTGAAATGGACGGTTTTGAAAGCAACGAGGGTGTTATCCTTATTGCCGCCACCAACCGTCCCGACGTTCTCGACCCCGCTCTGCTGCGTCCCGGCCGTTTTGACCGTCAGGTCATGGTTCCCACGCCCGACCTGCGTGGCCGCCGTCGCATTCTTGAAGTGCACACCAAGCGCACCCCGCTTGCCGCCGATGTTGATCTGGAAACCCTGGCACGCGGCACACCGGGCTTTTCGGGTGCTGATCTGGAAAACCTGGTCAACGAAGCAGCTCTTCAGGCCGCCAAGCTCAATCAGGACCGTCTGGACATGCACGATTTCGAGTATGCCAAGGACAAGGTTCTCATGGGCCGCGAACGCCGCAGCCTGATCCTTTCCGAAGAAGAAAAGCGCATCACCGCTTACCACGAAGGCGGCCACGCTCTTGCGGCCCGTCTGCTGCCCGGCTCTGACCCGGTGCACAAGGTCACCATCATTCCGCGTGGCCGTGCTCTGGGCGTCACCATGCAGCTGCCTGAAGAAGACCGCCACGGTTACTCGCGTACCTTCCTGCGCAACAACCTTGTGGTGCTGCTGGGTGGCCGCGTGGCTGAAGAGATCATTTTTGACGACATCACCACCGGTGCTTCCAACGACATTGAACGCGTCACGCGCATGGCCCGCAAAATGGTGTGCGAATGGGGCATGAGCGAAGCCGTGGGCACACTTGCCATTGGTGAAACCGGCGAAGAAGTTTTCATTGGCCGTGAATGGGTGCAGAATAAAAATTTCAGCGAAGACACCGCCCGTCTGGTGGATTCTGAAGTCAAGCGTATTGTGGAAGAGGCGCACAGCCGCTGCCGCCAGCTGCTTGAGGAAAACCTGGACGCCCTGCACCGCATCGCCCAGGCCCTGCTTGACCGCGAAACAATCACTGGTGACGATCTTGAGCTGCTCATGGACAATCAGGAACTGCCGCCGCTCGACAGCAACGGCAAGTCCACGCCGTCCACGACCAAGGCTAAGCCTGCCAAGCCCTCTGCAGACTTTGTCATTGAACCTGACAACAGCGCACAGAGCACGGAATCCAAAACCGAAAACGCTGCTGAAAAGGCTGATCCCAGCCGGAACAACAGTAACGAAAATGACCGATAGCACTCGCCAATCCGCTTTTGTTAAAAGCGCAGACTGGCATATTCTTGGGGGGCGGGCGTTAAAGACGCCCTCCCCCTTTGGCGTAATGGGCATTGTAAACCTGACCCCCGACTCGTTTTATGACGGCGGCCAGCACGACAGCCCCGTACCCGGCATCAGGCACGCCCTCGCCCTGCGCGATCAGGGAGCGGACATACTTGATCTGGGGGCGGAATCATCGCGTCCGGGAGCGGCAGAGCTTTCACCCCGGCAGGAAACACAGCGCCTGCTGCCAGTTCTGGCCGGTCTGCAACGCGAGGCACCAACTGCCATTATTTCCGTTGATACGTACCATGCCGAAACAGCCGCCAGTGTGCTGCAACTGGGCGTATCCATCATCAACGATATTTCCGCATGCTCGTTTGATCCGGCCCTGCTGGACGTTCTGGTGCAGTACAAACCCGGTTATGTGCTCATGCACAGTCAGGGTCGCCCCAAGACCATGCAGCAAAATCCCCGCTATGACGACGTGCGCCGTGAAGTGCGCGAGTTTTTTGAATGTGAGATGTCACGTCTGGTGCGCGCCGGTCTGCCGGAAGACCGCATTATGCTTGATCCCGGCATCGGCTTTGGCAAAACGCTCGAGCACAACCTGACCCTGCTCGCCCACCCCGAAGACTGGCTTGACCTTGGGCGCCCCGTGCTCATGGCACTTTCCATGAAGTCCGTCTTTGGCGGGCTGCTGGGCCTGCCGCCGCAACAGCGGGGGCTTGCCACGGCCACGGCCACGGCCTTGCTGCGCGGCAAGGGTATTTTCTGGCACAGGGTACACGATGTTGCTGCCGCCCGTCAGGCCATGACTGTTGCGCTTGCTCTTGAGGGTCACTAAAGAACCGTTTTTAACTGCGAGCTGCCGGTATGGTGCGATTTTTTACAACTCGCCCTTTTTTCGGAATACTGCTTGTATCACTGACGGTTAACCTATTGTTAACATGGGTTTTGGTAGACCGCACCCAGCAGGTCAACCACGTCAAGGTTGAAAGCATAGCCCGCTCGCAGCGCGACAATCTGCGCAACGAACTGCTGCGCCTTGTTTTCAAGATAGAAACCCTCAGTACGCTGGTTATTGATGGCAACGGCCGCATAGAAGAATTCGAACGTGTGGCCGCCGCCCTGCACGACGACCACACGATTCAGGCTTTTGCCCTGGCCCCCGGCGGCATCATCACCAGAGTCTACCCCTGTTCGCCTGCCAACAACAAACTTCTGGGGCAGAACCTGCTTGGCCCCGGTTTTGGCAGCCGGGAATCCATGGCCGCCCGCCACGCTCCCCGGCTCACCCTCACGGGGCCTGTCACCCTGTCTGATGGCAACACAGTCCTGATAGGTCGCCTCTCACTTTATTTCAACAATTCAGAGGGCCGCGCGCAGTATTGGGGAACAGCCGCCATATTTCTGCCTTTTCCCGACGTACTTGAGGTCTCTGACCTTTACATATTGGAGAACCTGAACCTGCCCTACGGCCTGTGGCGATCAGGCAAGCAGAAGGATGAAAGGATTCTGCTTGCTGGCAGCCAGGAATCGGCCAGTGGCCCCAACCATATTGAAGTACCGCTGAATATTCTTAACACCCGCTGGGATATTCACATCGGCGCAGGCAAGGCCTGGTACGAATCATTGGAAACATGGCTGTACGTGGCCCTGAGCATTCTTTTGAGCCTTTTCCTTGCTGGTCTTGTGCAACGAAACCATGATCTTATGGGTATTCGTACCTATCTGGAGGCCATTGCCTACAGGGATCCCCTCACCGGCGCGCTCAACAGACGTGGCCTGTTTGATGAATTGCAAAAACGAGTCGCGTCTGCCACCTGTAAAAAATTTACAATATATTACATAGATTTAAATAATTTTAAAGCCATCAACGACACCTATGGACATGAAGCCGGTGACCGAGTATTGCAACTATTCACGGAGGTTGTGCGCGCACATGCGCACGTGACCCACGTTATGGGCCGGATCGGTGGAGATGAGTTCATTCTGCTGCTCAACGGCTCACCGGATCCAGAGCTCGACCAAGAGGTTTTTGAAGCCATGCGCAAGGATCTGCAACGGGGGCTGCCCGCACAAAAAATTTCCGGCCCCATAACGTTCAGCATGGGCCGAGCCGTCTATCCGGACGACGCCCAGACTGCAGACGGGCTGCTCTCTTGTGCAGATGCCAGCATGTACCTCGAAAAGGCACGCGCCAGGGCCCGGAGCTAGAACAGACTAACACGCGCAACACCCCGCCGCTGGTAGCATTGCCCACGCGCCCCCTTGCGCTCATGGCGAACCCGGCTGGCTCTTGCGCCCGCAGTATCTGCCAGGCAGACTCAGGCAGTTGTGCTGCGGTTGCACGATACACATAGCTGCAAGGAACACACCGTGTTTGAGCATATTGCCATAGACTGGCGCGATATCATGGACATAGCCGTGGTCAGCATACTGCTGTATCAGGTCATCCAGATGTTGCGCGGATCGCGGGCTCTGACCGTTCTGACGGGTCTGGGCCTGCTTACCCTGCTGTACTTTTTTTCCAATGCCCTGGGGCTTTACACCCTCACGTGGCTCTTGCAACACATCTTCAGTTCCCTGTTCATTCTGATTGTGGTCATCTTCCAGGCCGACATCCGTCAGGCTCTGGGTGAAATGGGCGCACGGCCTATTTTCCGCCGCTCGAGCAGCCAGAAACCTGGCGTCGATGAAGTTGTGACCGCCTGTGTTGAAATGGCCCGACTGCGGGTGGGCGCTCTTATCGTCATTGAGCGGGGCATGCGCCTTGGCGACATGATCAAGCGCGAGGGCGTACGCATCGATGCCCAGCTTTCGCGCCAGCTGCTCATGAATATTTTTTATCCCAAAGCCCCCATGCACGATGGCGCTGTGATCATCAGCCGGGGCAGAATTACTGCCGCCGCCTGCATTTTGCCTCTGGCAGAAGCCAAGGGGCAGAACTTTGGCACACGCCATCGGGCGGCCCTTGGCATTGCCCGCGAAAGCGACGCTCTTGTTATTGTGGTATCTGAAGAAAGGGGCGAAATATCCGTTGCCCTCAAGGGTGAACTTATGCGCGCCCTTGACGCGGCACGTCTCAGGCAGGTGCTTGATGAAATCCTCTGATCCCTCGCGCCGCCCGCCGCATCTGCTTTCCATGCTGCTTGCAGTGTTTATTGCCGTAAGCATGTGGTACATGGTCAGCGTTCGCGACAGGCTCGAAGCGCAGATAGAAGTAAACCTCGACTACGTGGGTATTCCCGCCAATCTGGTGGTCACGGATGGCCTCATCAGCAAGGCGGTCGTACGCCTGCGCGGGCCAGAAACATTGCTGCGCTCTGTAACACAGGGCAAAATCATTCAGGCCGTAGACCTTTCCAGCATCAAAAAAGGCACCACGGTTGTGCCCCTTTCTGCAGAACATCTCGGAGCCCGGTTCCGCGCGTTTGAACTTATCGACGTGCAACCACCGCGCATTGTGGTAAAGGCCGACAACCTTCAGGAACGCAGCGTACCCGTACGGGCGGTGGTGGATTCGCCCCTGCGCGGAGGCGCGCTGACGGTGGAAAATGTCAGTGTCACCCCGGCCACGGTGGTGCTGCGCGGACCGGAATCTGTCATTTCGGCCATTTCAAGCGTGCCGCTTACCATCATGCTCGACCCCAAGGCTGCAGGCTCGACCGTACACCAGACCATTACGCTTGATACGCCAAGCATGGTCACGGCCAACCCGCCCTCGGTGAAGGTGCAGTATACCATCACCAGCGGTCGAACCGTTGTTTCGCGCCGCTGCAAGGTCGAGCTTGCCAAGGAAAGCAGGCCCTTCTATACAGTGGAGCCCGACGAGGTTGCCGTTCTGGTGGAAGTGCCTGATGCGCTGGCCAAAAATGGCCGCTACCTTGGGGAAATGGATATTTCGCTCATCACACCCGACATTCCGCCGGGTGAGAGTGTCAAGGTGCCCTTGCGCTTCAAACTGCCGGAAGGCATGACTCTCTTGAACCCCGTTACGGAAGAAGTTACGGTAACAAGAAAAAAGAAATAGGTTGCGCTGGCTTGCGGCCTGGGTATCTAACGCCGCAGCCTAGCCCCCATACCGCGTTGCGGCCTCGGCCCAGCGCGGCACAAAAAACTCAAAACGCTGCCACAGCCTTTACAGGGCGGGCACAGCGTAACGCATACTCAGGCAAGGAGTCTTCATGGCTGAGCGTCTTTTTGGCACAGACGGACTGCGCGGCACGGTCAACAACTATCCCATGACAGTTGATGTGGCCCTGCGCCTTGGTCTGGCGGCGGGCGTGCGTTTTCGGCGCGGCAACCACCAGCACAAGGTGGTTATCGGCAAGGATACGCGCCTTTCTGGCTACATGTTTGAATCGGCGCTTACCGCAGGCCTGTGCGCCGCCGGCATGCACGTCATCATGACAGGCCCTCTGCCCACCCCTGCCATTTCTTTTCTCACCCGCAGCATGCGGGCCGACCTTGGCGTGGTTATCTCCGCCTCGCACAATCCTTTTCACGATAACGGCATCAAGTTTTTCGACGCCGAGGGCTACAAGCTGCCCGACATGACGGAAGACGAAATCTCCGCCATGGTGCTCGATTCCAGCTTCAAGTGGCCCTACCCGGAGGCGCGCGGTGCTGGCCGCGCCACCAAAATCGAAGATGCCGGAGGGCGCTATATTGTTTACACAAAAAGCTGCTTCCCCACGCAGTTGACCCTTTCCGGTCTGCGTATTGTGGTTGACTGCGCCAACGGGGCCAGCTACAAGGTTGCCCCGCTGGCTCTTGAAGAACTGGGCGCCGAGGTTTTCCGCATTGGCACAAACCCCGACGGTACCAATATCAACGAGCACTGCGGTTCGCTCTACCCAGAAGTGGTGGCGGCCAAGGTGCGCGAGGTGCGGGCAGACGTGGGCCTTGCGCTGGACGGCGATGCCGACCGCCTCATTGTTGTGGACGAACACGGCAATATCATTGACGGTGACCAGCTCATGGCCATGTGCGCCCAGGCCATGATGGCCAGAGGCGAGCTGCCCGGCAACCTGCTGGTGGCCACGGCCATGAGCAACATGGCGCTGGAAATTTTCATGAAGGACCACGGCGGTTCGCTGATGCGCACCAAGGTTGGCGACCGCTACGTTATGGAAGCCATGCGGCGCGAGGGCGCCATGCTTGGCGGTGAACAGTCGGGGCATCTTATTTTCCACAAATACAGCACCACTGGCGACGGTCTGCTGGCGGCCCTACAGATTTTGCGTATCATGCGCGAAAAGGACAAGCCTCTCTCGGAGCTGGCTGGCAGGCTCCAGCCGTTCCCGCAGGTACTTATCAATGTGCGTGTGGAAAAACGACTGCCCTTCGAGGAACGGCCCGCCATCGGCGAGGCTGTTGCCAAGGTTGAGGCTGACCTGGCTGGTCGCGGCAGGGTACTGCTGCGCTACTCTGGCACAGAAGCCCTGTGCCGCGTTATGGTGGAAGGCGAAAACCCCAGCAAGGTCAAAGCCTACGCAGAAGATCTGGCCGTTGTGGTTGAACGCGAATTACGCTGATTTTAAGGACATGCGGCAACCATCATGGAATTCTGCAAGGCATGCACTACTTGCAGAACAGCTGCCATGCGTATATTGCTTGCATCGTTTTGTCGCTAATCCGTATTGACTTGTCTACCCCACTTGGAGGCATGCATGAAGAATATTCGTAAAGTCGTCATTCCCGTGGCCGGATGGGGTACCCGTTCCTTGCCAGCAACCAAGAATATTCCCAAGGAAATGCTGCCAATCTACAACAAGCCCGTCATTCAGTACGTGGTTGAAGAGGCCCAGCGCGCCAATATCGAAGATGTGATTTTCGTGACCAACCGCGACAAGACGGTGATCGAAGACCACTTCGACTACAACCTGCAGCTTGAAGGTGTGCTTGAACGCGCCGGCAAGCTGGACAAGCTGGCCGAAGTGCGCAAGGTGGCCGAAATGGTCAACATCATGTCTGTGCGCCAGAAGCGCCAGCTTGGTCTTGGGCACGCGGTGCTGTGCGCGCGCGAACTGGTGCGCGACGACCCCTTTGCCATCATGGTGGGCGACGACCTCATGTTTGGCGGCGCACCCGGCATTGGACAGCTCATTGAAGTGGCCATGGCAGAAAAAATGCCGGTCATCGGCGTTATGGAAGTGCCGTGGGAAAAGGTGAGCCGCTACGGCATCATCGACGGCGACGAAGTGACTCCCGGCGTCTTTCGCGTCAAAAGCATGGTGGAAAAGCCCGCCCGCGAGGACGCCCCCTCGCGCATGGCCATTGTGGGGCGCTATGTGCTCACCCCCGACATTTTCGATTATCTTGAAAAAGTCGAACCCGGCCACGGCGGCGAAATCCAGCTTACCGATGCCCTTCAGGCCATGGCGCAGGAAAGGGGTATGATGGCTGTGCGCATGTCTGGCATGCGCTTTGACGCTGGCGACTGGGCGGAGTTTCTCACCGCCAACATATACTTTGCCCTTCAGGACGAAGAACTGCGCTACGACCTGCTCAAGCTGCTCAAAAATTTTGTGCAGTTTCATTAAAAATATATCCACAGGCCCGAATCCGCGTGTCTCCTCCGGTACTGCCGGAGGAGACACGCTTGTTTTGCCCGTGCATCACACAAGAAATTTTGTCACTACGCAGAGGCTTGCCTTCGTGCCCGTATTGCGTAACTCTGCCCCTCATGTACGCCACCGTTGCCCTGCTCACTCCGCCTTACACCAGCCTTACCTACCTGCTGCCGCCCGAATTTCCCGCTGACTTCTGGCAGCCGGGCTTGCGCGTTGCCGTGCCGCTTGGCAGGGGAGAACGCTCTGCCCTGCGGGCCGCAGTGCTGTTGAGGGTAAGTCCCACCGCCGATATTCCTGAAGGCGTGGAGTGTAAAAGCCTTGCGTGGCCGCTGGAAAACGACGCACTGCTCCCCGCTGGACTGCTGGAACTGGCCGAAGATCTGGGCCGCCGCCAAGGTCTTCACCCTGGGCACATTCTCGGGCATGTACTGCCCCAGGGACTGCGCCTTGCCCGCGTACGGCTGCGCCACATTGAATCGGGTCAGGCTGCAGCGTGGACGCTTGCACGCATCCGTGAGGCCACACCGCAGCAACGGCAGGAGCTGGCGCAGGCCCTGTGCAGTGGAGCGGCCCGCATGCTGCCCCCCGGCACAGACGCCGCCAGCGAGGAATTCTGCCTGCTGCGGGTCGACCCGCCCTGGCCCGTGCGCCCCTCGGCCAAAAGGCAGATCGAGGTACTGGACTACCTGCACCAGCACGGCAGCGTGAGCCGCAGACGGCTTGTACAGTCCCTGGGGCAGGCCGTTGCTCCGGCGCTCCATACCCTGCTTGAAGCCGGGCATGTGAACCTCGCACGCGAAAGCGGTTTTGACGACGATGTCATCGACGCCACGGAACAAAGCCTGCTGCCCCCACCGCCGCTCCCATTCAGTCTCAATGATGATCAGAACACGGCGCTTGAGAATATGCTGGAAGCCCTGCACGCCGATATGGCGGCCTCGCGCCTGCTGTTTGGCGTAACCGGCAGCGGCAAAACCGCCGTGTATCTTGAGCTGGCCAAGGCATGTCTGGCGGCAGGAAAGAGCATTCTGCTGCTTGCGCCAGAGGTGGCCCTGGCCCACAAGCTGCGGCGCGACGCAACCTGCGCCCTGCCAGATGCCCCCCTGTTTTTTTACCACGGCTACCAGTCTCCAGCGCGGCGCGAAGCCACATTTCGCCAGCTGGCCCAGCACACGGGCCCCTGCGTGGTTGTGGGTACGCGCTCGGCCCTGTTTTTGCCCGTGCCGCATCTGACCTGCATTGTTCTTGATGAAGAGCACGACGGCTCGTTCAAACAGGATGAAAGTCTGGCCTATCAGGCCAAGGAAGTGGCATGGTTCAGGATTGCCCAGACCAGAGGGCTGCTGATTTTGGGATCAGCCACACCGGACCTCAAGACATTTTACGCTGCGGAAAACGGGCATCTGCCCAAGCTGAGCCTGCCGCGCCGTGTGGGCGGACGCGACCTGCCGCCGGTGGAACTGGTGGACATCAGCTCTCTCTCGCCTGCGTCAACCAGCATGGACGGCCTGCTGGCCCCGCAGAGCGAAGAAGCCCTGCGCGAAACCATTGCCCGCGGCGAGCAGGCTGTGGTGCTGCTGAACAGGCGTGGCTACGCGCCAGTCATGTACTGCCTTGACTGCAACCGCACCCTGCGCTGCCCACACTGCGAAATCGGCCTTACCTACCACAAGGGGCTTGAAAAGCTTGTCTGCCACTACTGCGGCTACAGCCGCCCCTTTCCTTCGCCCTGCCCCGAATGCAGCGGCATGAACTTTTTGCCCATGGGCGAGGGCACGGAAAGGCTGGCCGAGCGCCTGAGCGTGCTGGCTGGCGGCCCCGTGCTGCGGCTCGACCGGGACAGCACCCGCCGTCCCGGCCGCATGGAAGAAATACTGGCGGCATTTTCGCGGCAGGAGGCCCCCATTCTTGTGGGAACGCAGATGCTTTCCAAGGGGCACCACTTTCCGCTGGTTACACTGGCCGTGATCGCCGATGGCGACCTTGGCCTCAACCTGCCCGACTACCGGGCCGCAGAACGCACCTTTCAGCTGCTGGTACAGTCTGCCGGACGCGCTGGCCGGGGCGACAAGCCTGGCCGCGTCCTTATCCAGACGCGCGACGTAAGCCACTACTGCTGGCAATACGTGCGCAATGCCGATTATGAAGGTTTTTATCAGGCGGAACTGGCGCGCCGCAAACTGCGCAGGTATCCTCCTTTTGTGCGTTTGGCGCTCATACGCATTTCTTACGGCATCACCGAGCAGGCGGGAGCGGCAGCTCTGGGCGAACTGGCCCAGGCCCTGCGCGGCAAGGCCACAGAACTTGGCGTGCAGATGCTTGGCCCTGCGCCCGCTCCCCTGGCCCTGCTCAGAGGCCGTAAACGTTTTACATGCCTGATAAAAGGGCAGGACTGGCAAGCCATACGGTCTTTGTATTTTTTTGCCCTTTCGCAAAAAGCTTCAAGATTTCTGCGACTTTTTCTTGACCTTGATCCAATAAATATGTTGTGACACCCCATTACTGTTGGTGAGGGCGGTCCCCAGCCGCATACTTTCCGCGCCACAGCAGCCGTACCAGCGTGCATCAGGCAAGCCGGTTGGGTAGTTGTGCGCTTTTTTTGCAGCCTTAGCGGAGGAATTGATGAAGGTTTTTCGTGCGGTATGTTTTGCGCTGGCCCTCGTGGTTTGCTGCGCGCCCGTGGCCAGAGGTGAAGGTTTCGCCCTCAATGAATGGAGCGCAAGGGGTGTTTCCCTTGCTGGTGGTATGGTTGGTCGTGCTGACGACGTTTCTGCCATTGCCTATAATGCAGCAGGTATAACCCAGCTGCCCGGCACGCGGCTTATGGGCGGCTTTGCCCTTATCAGCCCTTCAGGCAACATCACCACCCAGATGGGTGGTCGCGAAACCAGCACCTACACCAAACCCGCCCTCTGGAATGCCCCCCACGCCTATGCCAGCCATCAGCTGAGCGACAACGCCTGGATAGGTATGGGCGTTTTTTCGCGCTTTGGCCTCGGCAACAGTTACGCCGGCGACTGGGCGGGCAAGTCCAATGTCTACGACATTGGCGTGCAGACCATCTCGTTTGTTCCCACCCTTGCCCTCAAGCTTAACGACATGCTTTCGGTTTCTGTGGGCGTAGAAGTCATGAACGCTCACATGTACATGGGCAATAAAATTTATACGGTCAGCCCCTCCAGCCCAACCAAGCCTTTTTATAATGACATGCAGCTCGAAGGTAACGGCTGGGGCTACGGTGCGCACCTTGGCCTGCACATGCGCCTCAATGACCAGTGGTCAGTGGGCCTTTCGTACAAAAGCCAGGTGACCATGAATATCAACGGCGATGTGGAATTTGCCTACAAAGGCAGAAACCTTGCCGCCTCCACCCTGCATCTGCCCCAGGCCAGCAACTGCTCTGCCAATACCGTTTTGCAGCTGCCCGATTCTGCCGCTCTTGGCATTGCTTACAAACCCCTCGACAACCTGAGCTTTGAACTGGGCACGGTGTGGACCCGCTGGTCTACCTACAATGCCCTGAACATCTACATGGACAACGGCTACAATTCCATCAACAACAAGGAATGGCGCGACGGCTGGAACTTCAACGCCAGCGTTGAATACAAGCCCCTTGACTGGTGGACCCTGCGCGCAGGTTTTTCGTATGAGACCCCGGTGGTCAACGAGAGCCACGCCGACTTTATGATTCCCACCAATGGCCGTCAGACACTCAGCGTCGGTACTGGCTTTAACTGGAACAACTGGACAATGGATCTTGCATACGCCCACCTGTGGATCAACTCTCTGGACTACAGCAGCACTGACGCCAAAGGCATTTCTGGCTCTGCTGGCATCACCGGCGGCAAATCCAAGGATGTTTCGGCCAATATTTACATGCTTTCCTTGAGCTACACATTCTAAATAGCGAGTTGCTTTCAAGCAACCCACTGTAATTACATACCCTGTCTGTCGGCCAGCGTGCCACAGCAATCAGTACCCGACTGTTTTGTACAAGCAGCCGGGTACTGATTTTTTTTACAATGCACTCAGAGTTTCAATCCGGAACAACAGACGAAACAAGAATGTAACACGCTAAAACATCATCGATATATATTACAATAGCTTAAAATATAGAAAAAATATTGACATTTTCTAATGATTGTTTCAACTTTAAAGCTGCCTTCTTTTTTGAAGGAAAGTACCTAGGAGGACTGTCATGAAACGCTTTATTCTTGCGTTGGCGCTGGTGCTGAGCTTGGCCCTGCCCAACATTGCCGCTGCCGAAGGCAACGGTATGTATCTGGCCCCCAAATTTTTGATGAGCTTCCAGAATTCTGGCCAAATCGAACGTTCCCGCGCTCTTGCTGGTTCGGGCGTAGACCAGTACAGCCAGTTCACCCTTGGTGGTGCCATGGCTTTTGGTTACGACTTCTGGCCCCAGCAGATGCTGCCCCTGCGTGCCGAAATTGAATTCGCACTGCGCGGCAACAACGAAAAAACCTGGAGCGACGGCGGCGCCGCCATCAAGCAGGTCAAGGGTACCTGGAACAGCTCTACCCTGTTTGCCAACCTGTTTTGGGATTTCCACAACGATTCCATCATGACCCCTTACGTGGGCGCCGGTCTTGGCATGGCCTTCAACTACGCTGGCTATGACTTCACCGACAACGCTGGTAACAAGTTCTCTGGCGACGAACGCTTCACCAATTTTGCCTGGAACGTGGGCGCTGGTGTGGCTTTCAACATCAACGAACATTTTGCCATCGACGCTGGCTACCGCTTTGTGAGCCTTGGTTACAACGATGTTAAGGTTACCTCTGGTGGCAACAGCTACAACGTGGGCAACCGCCCCTACAACAACGAATTCATGCTTGGCCTGCGCTACGGCTTCTAGCCATAGCACAGACCACGCGCCCCCAAAGGGCAGGTGCATTTCAGCGGAAACGCACTACAGTGCTGTGGACGCAGAGGCTGGTCATAGACCACCCAAGCTGCCCTGCGTCCAACACGAACAAAAACCCCGGCCATTGGCCGGGGTTTTTGCGTTGTGTACCCTGCCGGTTGGGACAAAACCATGCCCCAGGGGTTCGGGAACAAAACCTCAACACTTTCTTGATTTTCTTTTAAATCAGCAGGTTTTAAAAATTTACCAGCCAATCCCCCCTCAACAAATACGCATATCATCAAGGCGAAAATTTCTTTTTCCCTCTTGACAATCTGCCTTCCCTTACGGTGCGCATGGTTCAGTGCATACA contains the following coding sequences:
- the ftsH gene encoding ATP-dependent zinc metalloprotease FtsH produces the protein MNQISRNLMLWAIIVLAMVMLFNMFQQPQGITQRVPYSDFLSQVDNGQLLSVTIQGHTLTGRTSDGKMVQSYAPQDLGLVNRLIEKKVEVKAEPPEEQPWYMTLLVSWFPMLLLVGVWIFFMRQMQGGGGKAMSFGRSRARLLNQESARVTFADVAGVDEAKDELSEVVEFLSNPKKFTRLGGRIPKGVLLVGPPGTGKTLLARAVAGEAGVPFFSISGSDFVEMFVGVGASRVRDLFVQGKKNAPCLIFIDEIDAVGRQRGAGLGGGHDEREQTLNQLLVEMDGFESNEGVILIAATNRPDVLDPALLRPGRFDRQVMVPTPDLRGRRRILEVHTKRTPLAADVDLETLARGTPGFSGADLENLVNEAALQAAKLNQDRLDMHDFEYAKDKVLMGRERRSLILSEEEKRITAYHEGGHALAARLLPGSDPVHKVTIIPRGRALGVTMQLPEEDRHGYSRTFLRNNLVVLLGGRVAEEIIFDDITTGASNDIERVTRMARKMVCEWGMSEAVGTLAIGETGEEVFIGREWVQNKNFSEDTARLVDSEVKRIVEEAHSRCRQLLEENLDALHRIAQALLDRETITGDDLELLMDNQELPPLDSNGKSTPSTTKAKPAKPSADFVIEPDNSAQSTESKTENAAEKADPSRNNSNENDR
- the folP gene encoding dihydropteroate synthase, encoding MTDSTRQSAFVKSADWHILGGRALKTPSPFGVMGIVNLTPDSFYDGGQHDSPVPGIRHALALRDQGADILDLGAESSRPGAAELSPRQETQRLLPVLAGLQREAPTAIISVDTYHAETAASVLQLGVSIINDISACSFDPALLDVLVQYKPGYVLMHSQGRPKTMQQNPRYDDVRREVREFFECEMSRLVRAGLPEDRIMLDPGIGFGKTLEHNLTLLAHPEDWLDLGRPVLMALSMKSVFGGLLGLPPQQRGLATATATALLRGKGIFWHRVHDVAAARQAMTVALALEGH
- a CDS encoding diguanylate cyclase is translated as MLTWVLVDRTQQVNHVKVESIARSQRDNLRNELLRLVFKIETLSTLVIDGNGRIEEFERVAAALHDDHTIQAFALAPGGIITRVYPCSPANNKLLGQNLLGPGFGSRESMAARHAPRLTLTGPVTLSDGNTVLIGRLSLYFNNSEGRAQYWGTAAIFLPFPDVLEVSDLYILENLNLPYGLWRSGKQKDERILLAGSQESASGPNHIEVPLNILNTRWDIHIGAGKAWYESLETWLYVALSILLSLFLAGLVQRNHDLMGIRTYLEAIAYRDPLTGALNRRGLFDELQKRVASATCKKFTIYYIDLNNFKAINDTYGHEAGDRVLQLFTEVVRAHAHVTHVMGRIGGDEFILLLNGSPDPELDQEVFEAMRKDLQRGLPAQKISGPITFSMGRAVYPDDAQTADGLLSCADASMYLEKARARARS
- the cdaA gene encoding diadenylate cyclase CdaA, which gives rise to MFEHIAIDWRDIMDIAVVSILLYQVIQMLRGSRALTVLTGLGLLTLLYFFSNALGLYTLTWLLQHIFSSLFILIVVIFQADIRQALGEMGARPIFRRSSSQKPGVDEVVTACVEMARLRVGALIVIERGMRLGDMIKREGVRIDAQLSRQLLMNIFYPKAPMHDGAVIISRGRITAAACILPLAEAKGQNFGTRHRAALGIARESDALVIVVSEERGEISVALKGELMRALDAARLRQVLDEIL
- a CDS encoding CdaR family protein encodes the protein MKSSDPSRRPPHLLSMLLAVFIAVSMWYMVSVRDRLEAQIEVNLDYVGIPANLVVTDGLISKAVVRLRGPETLLRSVTQGKIIQAVDLSSIKKGTTVVPLSAEHLGARFRAFELIDVQPPRIVVKADNLQERSVPVRAVVDSPLRGGALTVENVSVTPATVVLRGPESVISAISSVPLTIMLDPKAAGSTVHQTITLDTPSMVTANPPSVKVQYTITSGRTVVSRRCKVELAKESRPFYTVEPDEVAVLVEVPDALAKNGRYLGEMDISLITPDIPPGESVKVPLRFKLPEGMTLLNPVTEEVTVTRKKK